The Tenebrio molitor chromosome 3, icTenMoli1.1, whole genome shotgun sequence genome contains a region encoding:
- the TpnC73F gene encoding troponin C: MDELPPEQIAVLRKAFEAFDNQKSGSIPTDMVSDILRLMGQPFDKKILEELIEEVDADKSGRLEFEEFVTLAAKFIVEEDDEAMQKELKEAFRLYDKEGNGYIPTTCLREILRELDDQLTDKELDMMIEEIDTDGSGTVDFDEFMEMMTGEV; this comes from the exons ATG GATGAACTTCCTCCGGAACAGATCGCCG TCCTGCGCAAGGCTTTCGAAGCCTTCGACAACCAGAAGTCGGGCAGCATCCCCACCGACATGGTCTCCGACATCCTCCGCCTCATGGGGCAGCCCTTCGACAAGAAAATCCTGGAGGAGCTGATCGAGGAGGTCGACGCCGACA AGTCTGGCCGGCTGGAGTTCGAGGAGTTCGTCACGCTCGCGGCTAAGTTCATAGTGGAGGAGGACGACGAGGCCATGCAAAAGGAGCTGAAGGAGGCGTTCAGGTTGTACGACAAGGAGGGCAACGGATACATCCCCACCACTTGTCTTCGCGAGATCTTGAGGGAGCTGGACGACCAGCTCACGGACAAGGAGTTGGACATGATGATCGAGGAAATCGACACTGATGGCTCGGGAACCGTCGATTTTGATG AGTTCATGGAGATGATGACTGGGGAGGTTTAG
- the LOC138127189 gene encoding NCK-interacting protein with SH3 domain, protein MSQNMVLTGTLDMLHSLYDFKATYAKTLSFRTNEYFILHQTNTKHKNWWEVINEAGEMGFIPSNYVETVTVNPSFYLQFLDTCLDNLKARPENMGDRQEVVGRLKDVKRQIEQLPELHRIGADGDDAKPLPYKNSDGHFQSVKSSSSSHSSLLTELKNDVMEEPIRPVQKASKERVRKSIENIHEEVSSEVYNDRKKSDASSPAITHQSVYELVESVRINTQLSHEMSRVAVVTVVQGLHELLPASVFPYLSTILSQVQTSLVVDDVQIDQTHDASRLKIIFTELTSCKEDSQQRSWMLHEDEDVIKEYLLELISILSNADASISRHVISSDQYHCIVTLIQFYQMEIRWSIRQLLLQTFGVLCSLDKTVVSIMLNSILPGELARDMMANARNIPKLNYSSILLTMIFSMGEPMPITHHELLGGNFLSFLLNNVEYPPDTDIDEQIPDLFLNCIISFNLQFQDSSDNPVLNALEERDVAKTFTEKILLLLNREHDPVRIFEHEPEPPHALLKLFVDLLSRKTTADLFYTNDVKVLIDIVVRNIADLSPGDKRRQQYIELCRRVMRNTNYDEHRHRIDDILKSFTRIFCEESELSKYDQKLVREISHEFPHFFK, encoded by the exons ATGTCACAGAATATGGTTTTAACAG GAACCCTGGACATGCTGCACAGTCTGTACGATTTCAAAGCGACGTACGCGAAGACGCTCAGTTTCCGCACTAACGAGTACTTCATCCTGCACCAGACCAACACCAAGCACAAGAACTGGTGGGAAGTGATCAACGAAGCCGGAGAGATGGGCTTCATCCCGTCGAATTACGTGGAGACCGTCACCGTGAACCCCTCTTTCTACCTGCAGTTCCTCGACACTTGTCTGGACAACTTGAAGGCGCGGCCGGAGAACATGGGCGACCGCCAGGAGGTGGTCGGACGGCTGAAAGACGTGAAGCGGCAGATCGAGCAGCTGCCTGAGTTGCACAGGATCGGGGCCGACGGCGATGACGCCAAGCCGTTACCGTACAAAAACTCGGATGGGCACTTTCAGAGCGTGAAGTCGTCGTCGAGCTCCCACTCGTCGCTGCTCACCGAACTAAAAAACGACGTGATGGAGGAGCCGATCAGGCCCGTCCAGAAAGCGAGCAAAGAGCGCGTGCGGAAGTCCATCGAAAACATCCACGAGGAGGTGAGCTCCGAGGTGTACAACGACCGGAAGAAATCCGACGCCTCGTCCCCCGCCATCACCCACCAGTCCGTCTACGAGCTGGTGGAGAGCGTCCGGATCAACACCCAACTGTCGCACGAGATGTCCCGCGTGGCGGTCGTCACCGTGGTGCAAGGCCTCCACGAGCTCCTCCCCGCCTCGGTGTTCCCCTACCTGAGCACCATCCTCTCCCAAGTACAAACCTCGCTGGTCGTCGACGACGTCCAGATCGACCAAACCCACGACGCCAGCCGCCTCAAGATCATCTTCACCGAGCTGACCTCGTGCAAAGAGGACTCGCAGCAGCGCAGCTGGATGCTCCACGAGGACGAGGACGTCATCAAGGAGTACCTACTGGAGCTCATCTCGATCCTG TCGAACGCGGACGCGAGCATCTCCAGACACGTCATCTCCTCAGATCAGTACCACTGCATCGTGACCTTGATTCAGTTCTACCAGATGGAGATCAGGTGGTCCATCAGGCAGTTGCTCCTGCAGACTTTTGGGGTCCTCTGCAGCCTGGACAAGACGGTTGTCAGCATCATGTTGAACTCGATCCTGCCGGGGGAGCTTGCCAG GGACATGATGGCCAACGCCCGCAACATTCCCAAACTAAACTACTCCTCGATCCTGCTCACGATGATATTCTCGATGGGGGAGCCCATGCCCATCACCCACCACG AGCTCCTCGGGGGCAACTTCTTGTCATTCCTCCTCAACAACGTCGAGTACCCCCCCGACACCGACATCGACGAGCAGATCCCCGACCTGTTCCTCAACTGCATCATCTCCTTCAACCTGCAGTTCCAGGACAGCTCGGACAACCCGGTGTTGAACGCGCTGGAGGAGCGGGACGTCGCCAAGACCTTCACCGAGAAGATCCTCCTGCTGCTGAACCGCGAGC ACGATCCCGTCAGGATCTTCGAGCACGAGCCGGAGCCCCCGCACGCGCTCCTCAAGCTCTTCGTGGATTTGCTGAGCCGCAAGACCACCGCGGATCTCTTCTACACCAACGACGTCAAGGTGCTGATCGACATCGTGGTCAGGAATATCGCGGATCTCTCCCCCGGCGACAAG AGGAGGCAGCAGTACATTGAGTTGTGCAGGAGGGTGATGCGCAACACGAATTACGACGAGCACCGCCACCGCATCGACGACATCCTCAAGAGCTTCACCAGGATCTTCTGCGAAGAGAGCGAGCTCAGCAAATACGACCAAAAACTAGTCCGGGAGATCTCGCACGAGTTCCCACACTtcttcaaataa
- the LOC138127194 gene encoding annexin B9-like: MLWNEPEPMVELRLLKEPNPRTEQALLNEPKLKVELRLSKEPEAKTESMLLNEAEPKAEVRLSNDPEPKIEQARVEKPKSKQQQLDDIKKFKKALSEGDHHNIIDLLTKRSKMARLKFRQDVEQSYNDRSDVTKSGRINLIELVKKKLKGDFKHLIVAILTPLPTFYAKELHRAFKGLGTNEDAVLEILCTVNNDQLRFIKKHYVKKYNRELIDDIKGDTSGNFGRLLESLSSSERDECPYLDIENLKAEDRKAMVEQANIDAQALYDGGVKRWGTDESIFCQIMCQRSHIQLRLIFEEYIEVSRRSKKEDPNNNEYEDLVVHENRKSQTKNQRVKDVIRTVCRLKSVSEEYNSGYEKYTIEAAIEEEFSGDMKNALLAIVESVQKKPKFFAKQLYRIIKDMKSTIKTRFRTSIRDVIRIVVTRCEIDLDDIKKEYDTKYGSLADAIKDNTTGSLQEGLLALIKE; encoded by the exons ATGTTGTGGAACGAACCAGAACCCATGGTAGAGCTAAGATTGTTGAAGGAACCCAATCCCAGGACAGAGCAGGCATTGTTGAACGAACCAAAACTCAAGGTAGAGCTGAGATTGTCGAAGGAACCCGAAGCTAAGACAGAGTCGATGTTGTTGAACGAAGCAGAACCCAAGGCAGAGGTAAGATTGTCGAACGACCCCGAGCCCAAGATAGAGCAGGCACGGGTGGAGAAACCCAAATCCAAGCAACAGCAGCTGGACGACataaaaaagttcaaaaaggCGCTGTCGGAAGGCGACCACCACAATATCATCGACCTCTTAACAAAGCGCTCCAAAATGGCACGTTTAAAATTCAGACAGGACGTAGAGCAGTCTTACAACGACAGATCGGATGTGACGAAGTCTGGTAGAATCAATTTAATCGAATTGGTGAAAAAGAAGCTGAAAGGCGATTTTAAACATTTGATCGTGGCAATATTGACCCCACTTCCGACCTTCTACGCCAAAGAATTGCACCGCGCATTCAAGGGCCTTGGCACCAACGAAGACGCCGTACTGGAAATTCTCTGCACGGTGAACAACGACCAGCTCCGGTTTATCAAAAAGCACTACGTCAAAA AATACAACCGGGAATTGATCGACGACATAAAGGGCGACACCAGCGGGAACTTCGGCCGTCTTCTGGAGTCCCTTTCGAGCAGCGAGCGTGACGAGTGTCCGTACCTCGACATCGAAAATCTAAAAGCCGAGGACCGAAAAGCTATGGTGGAGCAGGCGAATATTGATGCCCAAGCGCTTTACGATGGTGGAGTGAAGCGTTGGGGCACCGACGAGTCCATTTTCTGCCAGATCATGTGCCAACGGAGCCATATCCAGCTCCGTTTGATATTCGAGGAGTACATCGAGGTGTCCAGACGTTCCAAGAAGGAGGATCCGAACAACAATGAATATGAGGACTTGGTTGTCCACGAGAATCGCAAGTCGCAGACCAAAAATCAACGGGTGAAGGACGTCATCAGGACAGTGTGCCGTTTGAAGAGTGTCTCCGAGGAGTACAACTCGGGATACGAAAAATACACGATTGAGGCAGCCATCGAGGAGGAGTTTTCCGGCGATATGAAAAATGCACTCTTGGCTATCGTTGAATCGGTACAGAAAAAACCGAAATTCTTCGCCAAACAGTTGTACCGCATCATAAAGGATATGAAATCAACCATCAAGACCAGGTTCAGGACCAGTATCCGCGACGTAATCAGAATCGTGGTGACAAGGTGTGAAATAGACTTGGACGACATCAAGAAGGAGTATGATACCAAGTATGGTTCTTTGGCTGACGCTATTAAG GATAATACTACAGGATCTCTGCAAGAGGGTCTCTTGGCTTTAATTAAAGAATAA